The Rosa chinensis cultivar Old Blush chromosome 7, RchiOBHm-V2, whole genome shotgun sequence DNA segment cactctcactcttgttcttcatttgttGATTTCATTTTGATGAATTCGAAGACGGTTATAGATTTCTTTGCGTTTGGTTTCGAACTTTGCAActgtttttatgaatcaatagTTTTTAGGTGAATTTTCTGTTTAATGTGGGTTGTGATTTTGCAGATTTGGTTGTGGTGAGTGCCGGAGATGATAAGAAGATATCGTTGTGGCATAAGAATGGGCAGAGCTTGGGGACTATTCCGGTGGCCTGGACGGACAGTGGTGACAACATTGAGGTAATTTTGTTTTGTAACTGAGATGGGATGCAAGAAAAAGACTGGTTATCCTTGGTTGCTGTCCACAGTGATGCATGGTTACTTGTAGTGGCCTTTTACTTCGGTGCTAGGTTTCAATTTGATAAAACTGATAGGTATGCATCTTTGTACCGTATCATCATCAGTGTGTGAATATCACGAGGATAATCATTATCCTTGGTCGttagtaaagttactgttctgGGTTCCTAGAGAGGAAGTATACCCTTCAGTAGGGAATGTGGCCTTTCCTTTGGTCTCCCTAGAGTCTGCTAGCCATAACCTGAACTTTATTTTCTCGTGTGTTTTCTAGTTTCTTCGTGCTTCTCTTTGATGTTTGGTTCCTCAAGTTCTGCTACCAATATAATGTTGGTTTCTGCTTTGCAGGAAACGCCTTTTTAATATGATAAATGAGCTTCCAACTATATTTGAGATTGTTACAGGGACAGCCAAGAAACAAGTAAAGGAGAGGTCAACAAATTCAAATCATGGCAGCAACAGACCTAAATCAAATTCGAAGGTCTGAAGAACTTAGTTTTCtagttttttaatctcataatgtaaatcaaattatgagtAGTTTGCTGTTGGCTAAATTATGGAAGCTATTTCAAATTCAAAGGGTTCTGCTTAAATTTTGAAGTTCTGTTATGACATAGGATTAGGACATCCATGTGGAAACTGTTCATCACTCTTACATGTGTACAATGCAAAAATTACCCTTGACTGCATAGACTGGTTCTATTATCTTTGGTTGCTCAACTACCTGGGCACATGCTAACTAAATTTCATATTGGGTTGGCAAATGCAGAGAGGTTCTGAGTCTCAGGGAAAGTATGCAAAGGTAATGCAAGCAAGGGAAGACTATGAGGATGGcacagaagatgaagatgaggatgagCATGGAGAGACACTATGTGGGTCTTGTGGAGAGAACTATGCATCTGATGAATTTTGGATTTGCTGCGATGTCTGTGAGAAGTGGTTCCATGGCAAGTGTGTGAAGATCACCCCAGCAAGGGCCGAGCATATTAAGCAGTACAAATGTCCATCTTGCAGCAACAAGAGATCCCGACCTTGATGGTTGTGGAGGTGGCTGTTTCTGTGCTGTCATGCGTGAGTGCTAATTGTCTAGTAGGTCAGGTTTTCATATCTCTTGGTCTCATCCCTGCAGTTTAGAAAACTCATCTGGGATATTGTTTAGGTTTCAAATATTCTCTTTAATTTCTCGTGTTAGGATATTTATCATCTGGGAACCCTTCTTTGAATGTTAGGTCAAAAATACTGAAGTAGATTTCGGGGTAATTCAATCCAGGAAAGAATGTTACTCCAGTTTATAGAGATATGTATTTTGTGATAGGCTTCAGTAATCACACCCGGAGTGGAATAATTATAATTGAAATATGATGCATGCCCACGATGCAAATAGAATTTTTTTCCATTATTTTTTCCCGTCTCATTTGTAATAAGTTTTAAACTTAGGATGGCATGTTGTGTTCTTTGTATCTGTCGTACACGACCAAAACCTTTCCTGGATGTATTCTCTCTTCGATactttaatttagttgttaataAGGCATAGTCAATCTTCTTGTTTGAAGTCTTATTGATCTGCCTTGTGTTTTAGTCTGCAACCTCCAACAATTCACAGTACATTTGATAACTATTTTCAATTTCTCTACTAACTCTCTTTAGtttctttagtttttaattGGTCCTGGACCTCGAGTCTGTTATTTAAGCAATCCATTTCTCAAGTGTCAGATTAACTTAaattatatgattttttttatatgcAATTTCAAAAATTTGTGCTGTCTGGTCCTAATTGCTACTTGACTCCACAAACCTTTTCTAAGACTTTTAAAGTTAATTATTTGCTTTattgagttttttattttttatttatttttcatcttTACGTCTGGCTGGTCTTAATTCCTTTGCATATGTAACTTTGTGCATTACAGTTTAGGTAGGCATATTGGACTTGGGGTCACTTGGTTATGTTATCTCTTAATTGATCAGTGGAATTGTCTTGCCCGGAAATATTAATATTTGAAATATGTTTTCCAAATTCTGGAAGATAAATATATTGAATCTTGTTGATATTATGCAGATCGTTTCAAAAGATCTATCAGAACCAGTACGTTCCCATAAAGATCTGGATAAGGATGCGGCCCCATACTTTAAGAAAGCAGTCAAGTTTTATGATAGTCTTGCGAAGCAGCTAGTTAGCCAGGGTCATGTCTTAGACCTCTTCGCATCTGCACTTGATCAGGTTTGTCTTGGCCTGTCTTTTGATTCAGTTATTACTTCTGCATTTCAGGCAGAATTTCTAGTTTTGCATGTACACTACATGTGCTGATTGGCGTATGATTTTCGTATTTGGTCAATTCTAAATAGTGCAACGGTTCGCTTATGTAGCTTGTTAGGCTCCTAGAGTAGCTGGTTGCCAAATTAGCATGAGGTTAAGGCTTTTAATGATCAtctgaaattgatttcttgtgAAAAAGGTTGAGAGACGTCATGATTTCTTGTTAGGCTCCTCAAGAACTGATGCTTGCAGTTTCACCAATGATTAAGCCATTGCAATCCCAAACTCACCTGTAATTTGCTCATGGAACTACAATGCCCTTCCATCTAAGTCATTTTACTTTTCTCTTGGTGGTGTCAAGTAACGATATCCTCTTCTCattcaattttcatttaaatttaaGTTCCTACTTAATTTATAAGTCAATAATGCtcatcatttcttttctctttctttctttgtatgcATGTGAAGAGGTTCCAATAGGGACGCCATTGAGTGCACTTATGGTTGAATTTAATTCCTTGATGTTGGAGAATAGAAAGGGTTCGGTTGTTGTAGTCAATTATCAATTGCTGGAAGCTGCAACAAACAAGTTCAGTGAAAGTAATATTTTGGGTGAGGGTAGTTCTGGACCTGTTTACAAGGCTAGTTTTGATGGAAAATTCATTGCAGCTGTTAAGAAAGTAAACGGCATAAGACAGGATGCTGAAAGAGAATTTGAGGTAATTCCATCCAAAACTGGTTCTGGATTCAGTTTCCTGAATCTGATTCTCTTGTTGAGGTCCTGTGTTTTATGAAACCTTGTTTTGCTTTGCAGAATGAGGTGAACTGGTTGGGAAAAATTCGgcatcaaaacatcatcaaaCTTTTGGGTTACTGTGTTCATGGAAAAACAAGGTTTCTTGTGTATGAAATGATGCAGAATGGCTCCTTACAAACTCAATTGTATGGTATGAACTTTCTATTGGTATCAAGTAACATAGATGGAGAAAGACATTTGCAAATGGCacaagaaggttttgttgatgcgaaaagatattatatcagcttttgattcatgtgtagctagctgggaatgctttcttgtttggtacattacctagtcacttgaatgtatggatgtttgaaaaatggtaatggaatgatatggatttgAGTACTTTTGATGTGGTAATTACTGTCCAATAGTCACTGGTTTGTTActcaatttgattacaatattcacactacagctaaccaaatagagtagttgtgtgaactaacaaccaacaacaaaagaaacaaagttctgttgtgtgagattcataacacacaacagaaaccaaatAGAGCAGTTGTGTGAacaaacaaccaacaacaaaagaaacaaagttctgttgtgtgagattcataacacacaacagaaaccaaatagagtagttgtgtgaagtaacaaccaacaacaaaagaaaataaagttctgttgtgtgagattcataacacacaacagaaatgaaatcatctccgttgtctgagtaatcaacagacaagggatataatttcacttcagttgtgtgttattaatctcagacaacaaagaatgagtaatatctgttgtgtgttacatatctcagacaacaaagaatgagtaatatctgttgtgtgttatgaatctcagacaacaaagaatgagttatatctgttgtgtgttatgaatctcacacaacagtgaattctttcttctgttgtctgaatgtgccgaggcatcgccgcgcatgccatgccaggcacatgctgcgcagaactcacacaacggaaataagtatttctgttgagcaaactattatcacacaacggtgaaatcgccgttgtctgatttttcaatcacacaacactcacttagaccacggtgagcttggtcatcacacaacacaaatccaccgtcgtctgatgacctttttgtagtagtgtttttatttatttttctctcctttcctctcctctcctctcccccccccctcggctctctctctctctctctctgtctctctctcacacatTCTGCACATTTCAACCCAAGACATAAACACCCATTCTGCACAGGCACTtcctccttttattttattttttctctcctttccctctctctctctctctctctctctctctcacacacacacattctgCAGATTTCAACCAAGACATAAACACCCATTCTGCACAGGCAAACAACATCACATAGCCAACCCAGTTCCTCAACTTTCAGAGATTAACA contains these protein-coding regions:
- the LOC112178419 gene encoding PHD finger protein ALFIN-LIKE 4, with amino-acid sequence MINELPTIFEIVTGTAKKQVKERSTNSNHGSNRPKSNSKRGSESQGKYAKVMQAREDYEDGTEDEDEDEHGETLCGSCGENYASDEFWICCDVCEKWFHGKCVKITPARAEHIKQYKCPSCSNKRSRP
- the LOC112175231 gene encoding probable receptor-like protein kinase At1g80640, which codes for MPFHLSHFTFLLVVSSNEVPIGTPLSALMVEFNSLMLENRKGSVVVVNYQLLEAATNKFSESNILGEGSSGPVYKASFDGKFIAAVKKVNGIRQDAEREFENEVNWLGKIRHQNIIKLLGYCVHGKTRFLVYEMMQNGSLQTQLYGMNFLLVSSNIDGERHLQMAQEGFVDAKRYYISF